A genomic stretch from Desulfohalobium retbaense DSM 5692 includes:
- a CDS encoding type II secretion system F family protein, giving the protein MPIFIYKAIKGKRRVKGDLDAANLEMAEAALRRRGMTNIRVKPKPKDLLEGTFLEGRVKDRDMVIFSRQFATMIDSGVPILQALQVMCEQTENDKLRRKLYEVRNDIEGGSSLYEALRKHPDVFDDLYTNMVNAGETGGVLDVILDRLATYIEKAANLKSKVRAALIYPGVVSFVAVAVIAIILIFVIPTFEQLFNDFGSGLPTPTKLVIGLSRWVKGNLLWLILGLVAALIAFRFFYRWERGRTMVDRFFLTVPVFGPLMRKFAVARFSRTFSTMVSSGVPILQALDIVARTSGNKIVESGVNEARTSIAEGQTLADPLDATGVFPPMVIHMISIGETTGSLDTMLGKIADFYDDEVDVAVTTLTSLIEPILIVFLGVIVGGLVVSMYLPIFKIAGTVAG; this is encoded by the coding sequence ATGCCGATTTTCATCTACAAGGCGATCAAAGGGAAACGACGGGTCAAAGGCGATCTGGACGCGGCCAATCTGGAAATGGCGGAAGCCGCATTGCGGCGTCGTGGCATGACCAACATCCGGGTCAAGCCCAAGCCGAAAGATCTGCTTGAAGGGACCTTTCTGGAAGGCCGGGTCAAAGACCGGGATATGGTCATCTTCTCCCGGCAATTCGCGACCATGATCGATTCCGGAGTGCCCATCCTGCAGGCGTTGCAGGTCATGTGCGAGCAGACGGAAAATGACAAGCTCCGGCGCAAGCTCTACGAAGTGCGCAACGACATCGAGGGCGGGAGTTCCTTGTACGAGGCCTTGCGCAAGCACCCGGATGTTTTTGACGATCTGTACACAAACATGGTCAATGCCGGGGAAACCGGCGGCGTTTTGGACGTGATCCTGGATCGCTTGGCGACATATATCGAAAAGGCGGCCAATCTGAAATCGAAGGTCAGGGCCGCGCTCATTTATCCAGGAGTTGTCTCCTTTGTGGCCGTCGCAGTCATCGCCATCATCCTGATCTTTGTCATCCCGACCTTCGAGCAACTTTTCAATGATTTCGGGAGCGGCCTGCCCACGCCGACCAAACTGGTGATCGGATTGAGCCGTTGGGTCAAGGGCAATCTCCTCTGGTTGATCCTGGGGTTGGTGGCGGCGCTAATCGCCTTCCGGTTTTTTTACCGCTGGGAACGAGGCCGGACCATGGTGGACCGCTTCTTCCTCACGGTGCCGGTCTTCGGTCCCTTGATGCGAAAATTTGCCGTGGCCCGTTTCAGCCGTACCTTCAGCACTATGGTTTCCAGCGGGGTTCCGATCCTGCAAGCCTTGGACATTGTGGCCAGGACCTCTGGCAACAAGATTGTCGAGTCCGGGGTGAATGAAGCGCGTACGTCCATTGCTGAAGGGCAAACCCTGGCCGATCCCCTTGATGCCACCGGGGTTTTCCCGCCCATGGTCATCCACATGATCTCCATTGGCGAAACCACAGGGTCACTGGACACCATGCTCGGCAAAATCGCCGATTTCTATGATGACGAGGTCGATGTGGCGGTGACGACCCTGACCTCGTTAATCGAACCCATCCTGATTGTCTTTTTAGGGGTCATTGTCGGTGGCCTCGTGGTCAGCATGTACCTGCCCATTTTCAAGATCGCCGGGACTGTGGCCGGATAG
- the metF gene encoding methylenetetrahydrofolate reductase [NAD(P)H], which translates to MRIADLMQPGKKFISLEFFPPKDEGNWPGFFEEVHQLASMDPLFVSVTYGAGGSTQDNTLRLVSRLKQMGLEPMAHLTCVGASAATLHDFMRSLQASDIDNVLALRGDPPQGQDTFVPDNADFQHASDLVRFLREHYPECGIGVAGYPEGHQEAPDFETDLDYLGLKFQTGGDFAITQMFFDNAMYWRMLDQAQAKGITKPIVPGILPIMHLNTVKRISSLCGATLPPAFLQQLEEAEAEGGPAAVKDVGIKYATEQVRDLLAGGAPGVHLYTLNKSEACLRIYRELNACLCE; encoded by the coding sequence TTGCGCATTGCTGATTTGATGCAACCGGGCAAGAAATTTATTTCTCTTGAATTTTTCCCCCCCAAGGACGAGGGGAACTGGCCCGGTTTTTTTGAGGAAGTACACCAATTGGCGAGTATGGATCCGCTTTTTGTCTCCGTGACCTACGGCGCCGGTGGAAGCACGCAGGACAATACCTTGCGTCTGGTCAGCCGATTGAAGCAGATGGGACTGGAGCCCATGGCGCATTTGACCTGCGTTGGAGCCTCAGCCGCCACTCTCCACGACTTCATGCGTTCCCTTCAGGCGTCAGACATCGATAATGTCCTCGCCCTGCGCGGTGACCCGCCCCAGGGGCAGGACACCTTCGTCCCCGATAATGCGGATTTCCAACATGCCAGTGATCTTGTCCGGTTTCTTCGGGAGCATTACCCCGAATGCGGCATCGGGGTGGCCGGCTATCCCGAGGGCCATCAAGAAGCCCCGGATTTCGAGACCGACCTTGACTATCTGGGGTTGAAGTTCCAAACCGGCGGGGACTTTGCCATTACGCAGATGTTTTTTGACAACGCCATGTATTGGCGCATGCTCGATCAAGCCCAGGCCAAAGGCATCACCAAACCGATTGTGCCTGGGATTTTGCCGATCATGCATCTCAATACCGTGAAACGCATCTCCTCCCTCTGCGGGGCGACCCTACCGCCGGCTTTTCTGCAGCAACTGGAGGAGGCCGAGGCCGAAGGCGGTCCAGCGGCGGTTAAAGATGTGGGAATCAAGTATGCCACTGAACAGGTGCGCGATCTTCTGGCCGGCGGCGCGCCGGGCGTCCACCTGTACACTTTGAACAAGTCCGAGGCGTGTTTGCGAATTTATCGTGAACTCAACGCCTGTTTGTGTGAATAA
- a CDS encoding (deoxy)nucleoside triphosphate pyrophosphohydrolase: MPEETKLLKVVAGIVLRGRTALFAQRPAGKSYAGQWEFPGGKAEPGECLCEALQRELMEELRIRPLKFRLWKAITKSYTRTRIRLYFYIIPEFEGTPNACEGQQIAWLLPQHALDLPLLAADVPIVRALAFEIERC; encoded by the coding sequence ATGCCGGAGGAGACTAAGCTGCTCAAGGTCGTGGCCGGGATCGTGCTCCGTGGCCGAACGGCACTGTTCGCCCAGCGTCCGGCCGGAAAATCCTATGCCGGACAATGGGAGTTTCCGGGGGGCAAGGCGGAACCTGGTGAGTGCCTTTGTGAAGCGCTCCAGCGTGAACTCATGGAAGAATTGCGCATTCGCCCCTTGAAGTTTCGCTTGTGGAAAGCCATAACAAAATCATATACAAGGACACGCATACGCCTTTACTTTTATATCATCCCCGAATTCGAGGGAACGCCCAACGCATGCGAAGGACAGCAAATAGCGTGGCTGCTGCCTCAACACGCTTTGGACCTGCCGCTTTTGGCCGCTGATGTCCCCATTGTCAGGGCATTGGCTTTTGAGATCGAGCGCTGCTAA
- a CDS encoding NIL domain-containing protein, with protein MTETQNNVRRSILALTFPPLFSGRPIMCNLAKHYELDFNILKASISPRREGKLVLELSGSEEEFQKGLSYLKEHGISIAKVSQQISRDEDSCVHCGLCTALCPTQALSLDHETRHVLFDVEKCTACGACTRVCPVHAMRVDVDDTLW; from the coding sequence ATGACCGAGACCCAAAACAATGTCCGCCGTTCCATCCTGGCCTTGACCTTTCCGCCCTTGTTCTCGGGGCGGCCGATCATGTGCAATCTGGCCAAACACTATGAACTTGACTTCAACATCCTCAAGGCCAGTATATCGCCGCGCCGCGAAGGCAAGCTCGTCCTCGAGCTTTCCGGCAGTGAAGAAGAATTCCAGAAAGGGCTGAGCTACCTCAAGGAACACGGGATCTCCATCGCCAAGGTATCCCAGCAGATCTCACGCGACGAAGATTCTTGTGTCCATTGTGGTTTGTGCACCGCTTTGTGTCCCACCCAGGCCCTGAGCCTGGACCATGAAACCCGCCATGTCCTGTTCGACGTGGAAAAATGCACGGCCTGCGGGGCCTGTACCCGTGTTTGTCCCGTTCACGCCATGCGCGTGGATGTCGACGATACTCTCTGGTAA
- the pilB gene encoding type IV-A pilus assembly ATPase PilB, translating into MAKQTTTEALKQWAQFTAEEIRDIEELQRQKRTSFLAAAFDKDILRDQDYLEFLSQRLSMPCAAPELFDIAQDIFELVPSELCRKYEAVPFFRHNNTLFIATADPENLLALDDIRFVTGMELAVHIATPTSIAVSLENYLKGEESGGNFGDLDEALADIAESDVEISRKSEESASEEPSVLEAASQAPVVKMVNLIIMDAIRKKASDIHIEPYEELFRVRFRIDGVLQEVMRPPMRLRNAIISRLKIMSHMDIAERRLPQDGRVKVRTPGGLEVEFRVSVLPLLYGEKVVMRLLDKSSLNLDLRDLGLEDSALEILQRAIIKPYGMILVTGPTGSGKTTTLYSAIMELNKQEVNIATAEDPVEYSLEGVNQVQVRDDIGLTFAGALRSFLRQDPDIILVGEIRDLETAEIAVKAAMTGHLVLSTLHTNDAPRTLTRLMNMGVEEYLIASSVNAIVAQRLVRKLCPFCKQDTELSQPVLDALGIDPATWDDSQVCAPRGCPKCNNTGYKGRIGLYEVLEVTETMQELILQRASVPHIHALAIEEGMLTMRQSGIEKIRQGITSAQEVLKVTA; encoded by the coding sequence ATGGCCAAGCAGACGACCACCGAGGCCCTGAAACAATGGGCCCAATTCACTGCAGAAGAAATCAGGGACATAGAAGAACTCCAGCGTCAGAAGCGGACCAGCTTTCTTGCGGCGGCGTTCGATAAAGATATCCTCAGGGACCAGGACTATCTGGAATTTCTTTCCCAACGTCTGTCCATGCCGTGCGCTGCGCCGGAACTTTTTGATATCGCTCAGGATATCTTTGAACTTGTGCCTTCAGAGTTGTGCCGCAAGTACGAGGCGGTCCCGTTCTTCCGCCACAACAACACCCTGTTCATCGCCACCGCCGACCCGGAAAATCTCCTCGCCCTTGACGACATCCGTTTTGTGACCGGCATGGAACTCGCCGTGCACATCGCCACGCCCACGAGCATCGCTGTCAGTCTGGAGAACTATCTTAAAGGCGAAGAGTCTGGCGGGAATTTTGGCGATTTGGACGAGGCCCTGGCCGACATTGCCGAGTCCGATGTTGAAATTTCGCGCAAGAGCGAGGAATCCGCTTCGGAAGAACCTTCGGTGCTCGAGGCCGCTTCTCAGGCTCCTGTGGTCAAGATGGTCAACCTGATCATCATGGACGCCATCCGCAAGAAGGCGTCGGATATCCATATTGAACCCTATGAAGAACTTTTCCGAGTCCGTTTTCGTATCGACGGTGTCCTGCAGGAGGTCATGCGGCCGCCGATGCGCTTGCGCAATGCGATCATCTCCCGTTTGAAAATCATGTCCCACATGGATATCGCCGAACGGCGACTGCCCCAGGATGGCCGGGTCAAGGTCCGGACCCCCGGAGGGTTGGAGGTCGAATTCCGGGTTTCGGTCTTGCCTCTTTTGTACGGGGAAAAGGTGGTCATGCGCCTGTTGGACAAGAGTTCGCTCAATCTTGACCTGCGGGATCTGGGGTTGGAAGACAGCGCCTTGGAGATCCTCCAGCGCGCCATCATCAAACCGTACGGAATGATACTGGTTACCGGCCCAACAGGCAGCGGAAAGACGACCACCTTGTATTCGGCGATCATGGAACTCAACAAGCAGGAAGTGAATATCGCCACTGCCGAAGACCCGGTGGAGTATAGTCTGGAAGGGGTCAACCAGGTCCAGGTCCGCGATGATATCGGCTTGACATTTGCCGGGGCCTTGCGCTCCTTTTTGCGTCAGGATCCGGACATTATTCTTGTGGGTGAGATCCGGGATCTGGAAACCGCCGAAATCGCCGTCAAAGCGGCTATGACCGGCCACCTTGTTCTTTCCACCCTGCACACCAATGACGCGCCACGGACTTTGACGCGCCTGATGAACATGGGGGTCGAAGAATATCTGATCGCTTCGTCGGTCAATGCCATTGTTGCCCAGCGTCTGGTGCGCAAACTCTGCCCCTTTTGCAAACAGGACACCGAGCTTTCGCAACCGGTCCTGGACGCCCTGGGCATTGATCCCGCCACCTGGGACGACAGCCAGGTCTGTGCCCCGCGTGGATGCCCGAAATGCAACAATACCGGGTACAAGGGGCGCATCGGTCTGTACGAGGTCCTTGAAGTTACTGAAACTATGCAGGAATTGATCCTGCAGCGCGCCAGTGTCCCCCATATTCACGCCCTGGCCATAGAAGAGGGGATGTTGACCATGCGTCAAAGCGGTATCGAAAAAATCCGCCAGGGAATCACTTCGGCCCAGGAAGTGCTCAAAGTAACGGCGTAA
- a CDS encoding glycosyltransferase family 4 protein: MHILLLDLGSEWRGGQRQVLFLAQALMQAEAAQVTLASPRHSPLLARGHSAGISTLTLPGTREWHPGNWLCLRRQLRKKVDIVHTNDARSAALGAMLRRCVPGNWRLVHTRRVSYPVRRGLLGGKYHCGDHVVAVSGEIKTVLTQSRVPRERISVIHSAVNPEGYRRRDPALPWPQSPMRLGCIGSLTPQKGHSVLLDALALARQENRLPPWRLEVIGSGPLADTLQHQAHDLSLDGQVDFVGYRESTEVLPELDVLIVPSVDGEGSSGVVKEGWISGVPVVASDLPGTRELVADGHNGVLFTAGSADQLASVLATLATDTERANRCVAGGLTSSTHYTPQVMATQYHSVYERLLER, encoded by the coding sequence ATGCATATCTTGCTTCTCGATCTCGGAAGTGAGTGGCGCGGGGGACAGCGGCAGGTTCTGTTTCTGGCCCAGGCGCTCATGCAAGCTGAGGCAGCCCAGGTTACTTTGGCCTCTCCCCGGCACAGCCCGCTTTTGGCCCGAGGCCACTCGGCAGGCATATCCACACTGACCTTGCCGGGCACACGGGAATGGCATCCTGGCAATTGGCTCTGCCTGCGGCGCCAGCTTCGGAAGAAGGTGGATATCGTCCACACCAACGACGCCCGTAGTGCCGCACTTGGGGCGATGCTGCGGCGATGTGTACCGGGAAACTGGCGACTGGTGCACACCCGGCGAGTCTCGTATCCGGTCCGGCGAGGTCTGCTCGGCGGCAAATACCATTGCGGCGATCATGTAGTGGCTGTCAGCGGGGAGATCAAAACGGTCCTGACGCAGAGCAGGGTGCCGCGAGAACGGATCAGCGTCATTCACAGCGCTGTGAATCCTGAGGGCTACCGCCGGCGCGATCCGGCCTTGCCGTGGCCGCAATCACCGATGCGGTTGGGCTGCATTGGTTCTTTGACGCCGCAGAAAGGACATTCGGTGCTTCTGGACGCTCTGGCACTGGCCCGGCAGGAAAACCGTTTGCCTCCCTGGCGGCTGGAGGTAATCGGCAGCGGACCGTTGGCGGATACGCTGCAGCACCAGGCGCATGATTTGAGTCTGGACGGGCAGGTGGATTTTGTGGGCTATCGGGAATCCACGGAGGTCTTGCCGGAGCTTGATGTGCTCATTGTGCCTTCAGTGGACGGCGAGGGCAGTAGCGGGGTGGTCAAGGAAGGATGGATCAGCGGAGTACCGGTGGTCGCTTCAGATCTGCCGGGCACGCGCGAATTGGTGGCTGATGGCCACAATGGGGTGCTTTTTACCGCCGGGAGTGCTGATCAGCTGGCCTCTGTGCTGGCGACGCTGGCCACTGACACTGAGCGTGCCAACCGATGTGTGGCTGGGGGATTGACGAGCAGCACGCATTATACACCACAGGTTATGGCGACGCAGTACCATTCTGTTTACGAGCGCCTCCTGGAGAGGTGA
- a CDS encoding phosphoribosylaminoimidazolesuccinocarboxamide synthase, which translates to MQTVQQTELSGIELVSRGKVRDMYAVDEDKLLIVTTDRMSAFDVILPDPIPGKGIVLNQLTLFWMDRFADLVSNHTLNADASSYPAFLAPHAEQLRGRSVLARRAQPLPIECIVRGYLSGSGWKDYQRTGTVCGHSLPEGLRESQQLPEPLFTPSTKAEIGDHDENITLSQASDLVGADRMAQVQSLSLQMYSRARDYARQCGIIIADTKFEFGLIDDELVLIDEVLTPDSSRFWPEEQYTLGQGQPSFDKQYLRDWLTGSGWNKQAPGPALPPDVIAQTRDKYHQAYTLLTGETLALPDLSS; encoded by the coding sequence ATGCAAACTGTCCAACAAACTGAACTCTCTGGAATCGAACTCGTTTCACGGGGCAAAGTCCGTGACATGTATGCCGTTGACGAGGACAAACTGCTCATCGTGACCACAGACCGCATGTCCGCCTTTGATGTCATCCTGCCTGACCCGATTCCAGGCAAGGGTATTGTCTTGAACCAATTGACGCTGTTTTGGATGGACCGTTTTGCTGACCTGGTCTCCAACCACACCTTGAATGCCGACGCCTCCTCCTACCCGGCGTTCCTCGCTCCGCACGCCGAGCAACTCCGGGGCCGTTCGGTCCTTGCCCGCCGGGCTCAGCCACTCCCGATCGAATGTATCGTCCGTGGCTACCTTTCCGGATCGGGCTGGAAAGATTACCAACGGACCGGGACCGTCTGCGGCCACTCGCTCCCTGAAGGCCTGCGGGAATCCCAACAACTGCCCGAGCCGTTGTTCACCCCGTCGACCAAAGCCGAAATCGGCGATCACGATGAGAACATCACCCTGTCCCAGGCCAGTGACCTCGTCGGCGCTGACCGTATGGCCCAGGTCCAATCCCTGAGTCTGCAGATGTACAGCCGAGCCCGAGACTACGCCCGTCAATGCGGCATTATCATCGCCGACACAAAATTTGAATTCGGCCTTATTGATGACGAACTTGTTTTGATCGATGAGGTCCTGACTCCCGACTCTTCACGTTTCTGGCCTGAAGAGCAGTACACTCTTGGTCAGGGGCAACCGAGTTTCGACAAACAATACCTCCGGGACTGGCTGACAGGCTCCGGCTGGAATAAACAGGCCCCGGGCCCGGCACTTCCACCCGATGTGATTGCCCAAACCCGGGACAAATACCACCAGGCCTATACCTTATTGACCGGTGAGACCCTGGCACTGCCCGATCTTTCGTCTTGA
- a CDS encoding sensor histidine kinase, producing MSRPDDQWVILGQQYLQATAGSFLSGVTHNLNNAVHIVDLQLELLQRKLAGALDRGQIESRLERMGQASKSMGEQLQHLRHRFFYTQVESTQIDLGQYMEWLDAFWNNNLFYKHNISMTWQVAEEVPNLELRPFFLTLCLEEPLKNAVRACRAANLEGEHTIRVQITPWNSGAAVTLDSREPLPDTLDIWAEGTTSSPGRRGLGLPLVQALGRIAGWETTLFPNEDTGARFELKIPEMISSLPSLEVFEALADW from the coding sequence ATGAGCAGACCAGACGACCAATGGGTTATACTCGGACAACAGTATCTCCAGGCGACAGCCGGAAGCTTCCTTTCCGGAGTGACCCACAATCTGAACAACGCAGTGCACATTGTCGACTTGCAATTGGAGCTCTTGCAACGCAAGCTAGCCGGAGCTCTGGACCGCGGGCAGATTGAATCCCGTCTGGAACGCATGGGCCAGGCCTCCAAGTCCATGGGTGAGCAGTTGCAGCATTTGCGGCACCGCTTTTTCTACACTCAGGTGGAATCGACACAGATCGATCTTGGCCAGTATATGGAATGGCTGGACGCCTTCTGGAACAACAACCTTTTCTATAAGCACAACATCTCGATGACGTGGCAAGTCGCCGAAGAGGTTCCCAATCTGGAACTCCGGCCCTTTTTCCTGACGCTCTGCCTGGAAGAGCCCTTGAAAAATGCGGTCCGGGCCTGTCGGGCCGCCAACCTGGAAGGCGAACATACGATTCGTGTCCAGATCACTCCCTGGAACTCAGGCGCCGCAGTGACTCTCGATTCCCGGGAACCGCTTCCTGACACCCTGGATATCTGGGCGGAGGGGACCACATCTTCGCCCGGACGACGAGGCCTGGGGCTGCCATTGGTCCAAGCTCTGGGCCGGATTGCCGGCTGGGAAACAACCCTTTTCCCCAATGAGGACACGGGGGCGCGCTTTGAACTCAAAATCCCGGAAATGATCTCTTCGTTGCCGTCGCTCGAAGTTTTCGAAGCCTTGGCCGACTGGTAG
- a CDS encoding Tim44 domain-containing protein, with protein MPSMRQSLCLAVILVFGMGLVLTAATPAEAKRFGSRRSIGSSPAPSRNYSTKTSTAKQRHAVSSTRRSVRRPGGLFGSLVAGTLIGSLFMGGPFMGPSLLDLVLIGLLVFFVVRLFKGRGTRGPSSKSPPRQDQRSAPDRFDTAAAGWEHLRSKPAGGPPPPEPTDEEESIPQDFDTQEFLKGAKIVYQRLQEAWDDRDLEDIRGFTTPEVFREIRRQAKEDPNTSQTEIVLLQAEVRNVRRDGAVTHVSVAFEALLRESPQDSETRQVRELWHFQRDESRSDSHWLLEGLEQLPPSS; from the coding sequence ATGCCTTCAATGCGACAAAGCCTGTGTCTTGCAGTGATCCTTGTTTTCGGGATGGGCCTGGTTCTGACGGCCGCCACCCCGGCTGAGGCCAAGCGATTCGGGAGCCGGCGCTCGATTGGGAGCAGTCCCGCTCCGAGCCGAAACTATTCGACCAAGACCTCCACTGCCAAGCAGCGCCATGCGGTTTCCTCAACGCGCCGCTCCGTGCGCCGCCCTGGTGGTCTTTTCGGCTCCCTGGTGGCGGGTACGCTCATCGGATCCCTCTTTATGGGCGGACCGTTCATGGGGCCCTCGCTTCTTGATCTGGTCTTGATCGGCCTGCTGGTCTTTTTCGTGGTCCGATTGTTCAAAGGGCGCGGAACCAGGGGACCTTCATCAAAGTCCCCGCCACGACAGGATCAGCGTTCCGCACCGGACCGCTTCGACACCGCTGCCGCAGGCTGGGAACACCTGCGTTCCAAACCGGCCGGTGGCCCACCACCTCCTGAGCCTACCGATGAAGAAGAATCGATTCCTCAGGATTTTGACACCCAGGAATTTCTCAAAGGGGCCAAGATCGTCTACCAGCGTTTGCAAGAGGCCTGGGACGACCGGGACCTTGAAGACATCCGCGGCTTTACTACCCCTGAGGTCTTTCGGGAAATCCGGCGGCAGGCCAAGGAAGACCCGAATACCAGCCAGACTGAAATCGTGCTTTTGCAGGCCGAGGTTCGCAATGTCCGCCGCGACGGAGCCGTGACCCACGTCAGTGTGGCTTTTGAAGCCCTGCTCCGCGAGTCTCCTCAGGATTCTGAGACCAGACAGGTTCGTGAACTCTGGCATTTCCAGCGCGACGAATCCCGCTCCGATAGCCATTGGCTGCTTGAGGGCCTGGAACAGCTCCCACCCTCCTCCTGA
- a CDS encoding aspartate-semialdehyde dehydrogenase, with the protein MPHDLTVAVVGATGAVGREMLKILEEREFPATKVRALASSRSAGSSLPFQNGELIVEELTEASFADIDLALFSAGGETSKKFAPIAAKAGCTVVDNSSAWRMDPEIPLVVPEVNPEALKTHKGIIANPNCSTIQMVVALKPLHDAARIKRVVVSTYQAVSGSGNKAIEELRKQVTQLFNMQEPEAKVYPHRIAFNCLPHLDAFLDNEYTKEEMKMVDETKKIMGDDSIRVTATTVRVPVFYGHSESINIETDLKLTSREARALLSQAPGVKVLDNPAENIYPMPINAAGEDETFVGRIREDESIDNGLNVWVVADNIRKGAALNTVQIAEVLIRENLLLS; encoded by the coding sequence ATGCCACACGATCTGACTGTAGCCGTTGTCGGTGCCACCGGTGCCGTGGGCCGGGAAATGTTGAAGATCCTTGAAGAGCGAGAGTTTCCGGCTACCAAGGTCAGGGCTTTGGCGTCGAGCCGATCGGCCGGCTCGAGCTTGCCGTTTCAAAACGGGGAGTTGATTGTCGAAGAGTTGACCGAAGCGAGTTTTGCGGACATCGATCTGGCCCTGTTTTCCGCCGGAGGCGAGACCTCGAAGAAATTCGCCCCCATCGCGGCCAAAGCCGGGTGTACGGTAGTCGATAATTCCAGCGCCTGGCGCATGGATCCGGAGATTCCCCTGGTGGTCCCGGAGGTCAATCCGGAGGCGCTCAAGACCCATAAAGGGATCATCGCCAACCCGAACTGTTCGACCATCCAGATGGTGGTGGCCTTGAAGCCGCTCCATGACGCGGCGCGGATAAAACGGGTAGTCGTCTCCACCTACCAGGCCGTGTCCGGTTCGGGAAACAAGGCCATCGAGGAATTGCGCAAGCAGGTCACGCAATTGTTCAACATGCAGGAGCCCGAAGCCAAGGTCTACCCGCATCGAATCGCCTTTAATTGTCTGCCCCATCTCGACGCCTTCCTGGACAACGAATACACCAAGGAAGAGATGAAGATGGTCGACGAGACCAAGAAAATCATGGGCGACGATTCCATTCGGGTTACGGCAACCACGGTCCGGGTTCCGGTTTTTTATGGACACAGCGAGTCGATCAACATCGAAACCGATCTCAAGCTGACCTCGCGCGAGGCGCGTGCGTTGCTCAGCCAGGCTCCAGGTGTCAAAGTTCTCGATAATCCGGCGGAGAATATCTATCCCATGCCCATTAATGCGGCTGGTGAGGATGAAACCTTCGTTGGCCGGATCCGGGAAGACGAGTCCATCGACAACGGGCTGAACGTGTGGGTCGTGGCTGACAATATCCGCAAGGGCGCGGCACTGAATACGGTCCAGATTGCCGAGGTTCTGATCCGCGAGAACCTGCTGTTGTCCTAG
- a CDS encoding aminotransferase class IV — MPRTISDQSYLEALLAAPRPGIDQVRAFYDHRVGVIGKDPRYLLIPMDDHLVHRGDGVFETLKFTAKRLYQLDAHVERLFHSAKTIAIHPPCSREDVRELIIDLAAASELENGIVAVYVGRGPGGFSADFRECPQPSLYGVARIMPERPEELWEKGVTAYTTSFPAKQCYLSRIKTVDYLPNVLMKREAVLKGYDYPLCFDEQGFLAEGATENVCLVNASGELIVPELRNALPGTTLLRGLDLIRPELPVEHRLVKEDELYQAKELILLGTSLDAISVVRFNGRPIHDVRPGPVSRRLRQLLREDQERNGTPIH, encoded by the coding sequence GTGCCCCGCACCATCTCAGACCAGAGCTATCTTGAGGCCCTTTTGGCAGCCCCCCGGCCGGGAATCGATCAGGTACGGGCTTTCTATGACCACCGCGTCGGTGTGATCGGGAAGGATCCCCGGTATCTGCTTATTCCCATGGATGACCACTTGGTCCATCGGGGCGACGGGGTCTTCGAAACCCTGAAATTTACTGCGAAGCGGTTGTACCAACTTGATGCCCATGTCGAGCGCCTCTTCCATTCCGCTAAGACCATCGCCATCCATCCTCCGTGTTCGCGAGAGGACGTTCGGGAGTTGATCATAGACCTTGCCGCGGCTTCAGAACTCGAAAACGGTATCGTGGCTGTGTACGTGGGGCGCGGCCCCGGCGGGTTTTCCGCAGATTTCCGGGAATGCCCCCAGCCCAGCCTGTACGGCGTGGCCCGGATCATGCCAGAGCGCCCGGAAGAGCTTTGGGAAAAGGGAGTGACCGCGTACACGACCAGTTTCCCGGCCAAACAATGCTATCTGTCGCGGATCAAGACCGTTGATTATCTCCCCAATGTGCTCATGAAGCGTGAGGCCGTGCTCAAGGGATACGATTACCCCCTGTGTTTCGACGAACAAGGGTTTTTGGCCGAAGGAGCCACGGAAAATGTCTGCCTGGTCAATGCCTCGGGCGAATTGATCGTCCCGGAATTGCGCAATGCTTTACCTGGTACGACTCTATTGCGCGGCCTGGATCTCATCCGACCGGAACTGCCGGTTGAACACCGTTTAGTGAAAGAGGATGAACTCTATCAGGCCAAGGAACTCATTTTGCTGGGCACCTCGTTGGATGCCATCAGTGTGGTCCGTTTTAACGGCCGGCCGATCCACGATGTCCGGCCCGGACCGGTCAGCCGCCGTTTGCGGCAGTTGTTGCGGGAAGACCAAGAGCGCAACGGGACACCGATTCATTGA